The Larimichthys crocea isolate SSNF chromosome XXI, L_crocea_2.0, whole genome shotgun sequence genomic sequence aagtgttcacATTTTCTGCCCAtgatattttgacttgtcaaacaCAGGATTAACTAATATTGACTGCATTACTTAAACGTGCCACAGTCAAGGCAACTCTATTGGCTTTCTGGGACACACTGAAAACAGAGCcttaattaattagttttaattaaaatctaGCATTGCCTGCAATTCGTTAAAATGTCTACTGTGAAAAAAAGCcagcaaaaaacattttggagattaaaacattttgtctttcttaGTAATTCTCAGTTTGTCTTATTTCTAGGGCACCCTTATAATCTCTTtacctgacaaaaaaataaataaaaaaaataaattaaattattagttAATTATGCCACGTCACACTAATTATGCCATTTCAATAGTTTACATATCACAAGAAGGATTTCGCTGTGTACTGTAACACACTTGTTAGTTGTTTTATAAACTACAAGTTTTGGGGTAAACTATTAAAACTTAAGCCCACAGCAACGTACTGTAGCTCAAATCAACTCAAACTTGGGTTCttttctgattaaaaaaaaataaaatagacatAAGCATGGGCTTAGAATATTTCTAAGAATATTTCACCTGTCCAGACGGAGCTGGCAGGTGGTTCTCAGGATGTCAACCACACCCTCAGTCCTCAGCTGCTTGCACAGGATGGAGGTGGCGATGAAGCAGCCAGTTCGACCAATTCCAGCACTGCGGACAAAAAAGTTGTAGGGGTAAAAGGACGGAGGAgggtggagaaggagaaaatggatggatggtgtaTTGATTTGTACTGATCCCACTAATTTGATTAATGCCAAATCCTCCTCGGGGAAATAAGACAGCAGAGGACTGGAAGAAGACAAATGCTCTGCTTTGCCAAGAGGTTTCTATCATAAAAAGCAGCagttaaaatgtttcctctAATATGGAGAAACTGGGAAATTTCCCCTATGGCTGTATATTATCagcactgttttattttttaacacaaacTCCATATTCATCCCTACATCACAAACAAGCTACCTACATACCTGCAATGAACAATTATAGGGCCGGTGGAGGGCGGTGCTTCTTCTCGAGCTCTTTCCACTTCCTGCACCAGCTCCAAAAGAGGCGGAGCCTTGTCTGGAGTCTTCTGATCAGGCCACGAGGTGTACCAGTACTGCCGCAGACTACGCTCCTCTTCCCCACActggtacaaacacacacagagacaccagTGGGCATTCAGGCGTAAAAAAATACTGATGTCATGTtgtgcacacatgtacatgagacacacagagaatcaTTTCTGATCAGCCTGTTGCTCTGCATGTATATCCGAATTGTTACCTTGGTGTTAGTTGCTACGACAACAATGAGCACAGAGCAAgacagcaaaaaagaaaaaggagtgagggttataaaatatatcttacatAGTGTGTTCCGCCTGTACTGTAAGAGAATCAAATCCATCAGCTGCCTCTATTCAATGTTGGTCTGAGAATGATCATTAATGTAACAGATAGACAACGTAAACAAGAGGAGCTGGATAAACAACAAGCTTTTAACTCAGTTATATAATGATCCCCTGGTGCTTAGTAATCAGATGCAGGCTGCATTTACTGAATTATCATGTTTGGCTTGCTAAGTACCAATGCCACCGTGACCCTAAATTAAATATAAGGCACCAatcatgaacacatgaatgGAACTGAAAAATACGACTGCCTCAGGAACATTGAGTTAACCGTGACCCACGACACACATCTGTGCTGAGTCTGTAAGCACCTTGACAGTctgataaaaacatttactttgGAAGTAAGAAAACTTGAGTAATGTTTGCTTGGTCTGTTGCCTGGTAGGATCACAATCTGGTGTGATGGCAGACAAGTCTGCACTGCACTGCATCGTGTTTCATTATACGGTCACAGAACATTATTCATGAGATCAGATGTGTGGACAAAGCCAATCGTCTACAAAAAGAATTTCAACACACACTTAGCTGGTTGTcaactgacaacaacaaaaaaaaaagttttcggACGTCAATGTCGGTCCACCACTTCACACCACAATgatattttgtacagacattcttcatccccagaggatgaaccctaacACGTTTGGTGACTTTTCCCCTACAGCCACTGCAAGGTTCAAATGTGTAGTTTTATGCAAAATATCTTGATAGCTATTGGATGATTTTTCCAATAGTGCGGTCCAGATATTCTTCTTCCCCTAAGGAtgtcattttaataactttagTGATCCTATAACTTTACATttagcaccaccatcaggtcaaaatttgaGTTTGTCCAATACTTAATGACCAAATACAtgcaaaacaaatcacatcCATGGCTAAGACGGtgaacatgttaaacattatgTCTGCGAAACATTTGCATGATAGCAGCTGATGTGTTACTAGTTAGCTCAAAGAAGTTTTTCTGTCTTACCTTCAAAGTAAACACCCTCAGACTGTAGTCATCTTCTTGGGTTACCGTGACAACAGTGATCTTGATGCCCTCATGAGTCACAGTGTCCTCAGGCCAGTACTCTGCACATTTCTGCAAGACACAATGAACACTCAAGTGAATATTTTTACCCATCCCTTTACCAACTGTCCATTTACCAATTAATGCATCCATCGCCATCgtcaacaaaaacatctgcaatGTGCCACACTGACCTCGTTTTTCTCCTCCAAGTTAGTGATCATCACTATGATCGGGCTTCTCTCCTGCCACACCATCCTCCAGAAGTCTCCCACTGTGTTCACAGTGGGACCCTGGGTAGCAATGTATGCACACTCCTCATCGCCATaaccctgcaaacacacaaacatgaccaGTCTTGTCATGTTATCTGTTTCTACTGACCGTGAGCAGAGAGACAATGAGAACACAAGGTCACATCCACGGAGACTGAATTAAGTTACAGTGGCTACCATACAGAGCTGTGCTGGGTCAAGATTTTGCccataaatatgcatattttcaCTTACCTTAAGATAATTAGCATTGATGTAAGTAATAAGAAAATCATCTTCATCCAGTGACTTCAAGATCACTCTGCTGTGCGGGTCTGGAGGTGGACAGTATGAGATTATCATGAGAAAGGGAGATTGTAATtcaaagagcagaagaagatgGCTTTATGCATACATACTATATTATATCTTACAGCTCAGTTTTATTGCAAGGTTGGttcatgtcttttttgttttctgtgtctcatTGTGAGTATCAATATTCTGGTGCACGGAGATAGACTTTTTGCAGACACATCTTAGCTAAATAGTTGATGAGTATGTGGAATTATTAAAGAGAAGCAGCATAAAAGCAGTTTTTACAGAATTTACAATTGCATTATCTCTTTCTTGTGCCTCTTCCAACTCGTGTTAAAGCTGTACTCACTGGGTAAAATGGTTTTGTATCGGTTCTTTCTCACTAGCCCCGGGTAGTTGTACTCCTTAGGGTCCACAAAGTTCATGGGAGTTTCCTGCCAAATGGACACAGAACAATGGATGCAACAACAATCAGTCCTTGCAGAAATGTAGGGGAAGTCCTAGCCTCATCTTCTGCCAGGCAGTGGTGAGAAACTATTATCCAACATTAATTCATCAACTGCCCTTCACACTAAATTGTTGCTGTCTAATTGTACATAATTGAAATTCTACGGACAACTTGTGTATGATCTTGAACGTACATCCTTCTGCCTAGCAGACACTGAAATCCTCTGTGGGTTTATGTATGCAAATATGCCTGTATCTGTCCTCCCTTCGCCCACTTACAGACAGTGGAAAAGCTTACGGGTGTGTGCAGAGCTCcactgggtgtgtgtgggtgtatgtatttgtgcctctgtctgtgtgtgtgtgtgtcagcgtaCGTCTTTTCCGGCGAGTCTCTGCTCATCCCTGTTAATCTAAAGCGTGTAGGTGGgtgagctgttgttgttgcactcaCATAAAACTCAGCCTGCAGGCTCTGGTCATCCATGGCCCGTGTGTGTAGCATAGCAGGGGTCAGGACGTGTGTTCCCTGTCGGAGATACTCCTGGGCTGACTGGTCTCTGGGGGAGAGCTGGGCTCCGTAGCCGTAGGGCTCAGTGCAGCCGGGTGTACACATATCCAAGGTCAGGGAAACATTGGAGCCCCTCCTGTGTGATACATAGAgacgtacagtatgtgtacacTCATCTGCTACTGTATCTGTTAATATGgatttaaaatgcatgaataCAGTAGATGCCTTCCTGCAAATAGAAATGTAACCAAACAAACTCTACTCTCTAACCTCTCCTGAAGCCCAACTGGCGTGACAGTGAGGGTGGCTGCATCTCCCTCCGTCCTGGTGTCAGTGCCCATTTCAAAGACCGGTGTCTGGGGCACAGGGTCCATGTCCAGCAGATCCTCCTGTGCGTCTGTCCACTCTGACAGGGTGAAGGAGGGCTGGCGGCTTACAGACTGTCGCCGATCACCAATGTCCCGTGACACTGTTCCTGATGACCACAAGCCAGTGCCGTAACACCACTTATACACCATGTGGAAAACCTGGGGAGAGGTTAAAGGGAGGAAGGATGCAGGGAATGgcaaatgtgtctttatttatcAGTCAATAAACATATCAGTCAAGCAAGAAACTAGCCATGCAAATAAAGAACAATGATCCAGTCAAGTGAGTCAAGATTTAGGTAAGAAATGGTTCATCCAGTGTTTTACCATGATAACGCAGATGGCCACACCGATTCCTGCAGTTCCATGGACAATCCAGTTGTGCTGTTTGGTGTTTACAACTTCCCTCATCAACACCACAGACTGgccagtgcagagagagaggaaaacgaAGGAGGCATTTAGACACAGCCAACACCAGATACATATCTGCAAGGCTTCCAAGACAAAGGTGTAAGTGTGATCCAGTACTGACACTTACATCCATCCCAAAAATCGGGTGGCAGGGTAAGATGAAGCCAAGGTAGAAGTCGATAACCTGCAGGGCTTTGTAGATGGAAGAAAGCGGCCCATTTCCTTccacaacaaaaaacacccaGTACCCctgggaggaaagaaggagggagcCAGATTGTCACTGTGCACTCTCCAGTCATTCATGCACTGGTAATCAGGCAGGGCTGTGGCTGCTCTCAGGTGAAAAgcaaatacagataaaaaaaaaaaaaagaagaagatggctTATTATGCAGGCATAATAGAATATGTAAATTGACCACATGCAGTCTGGTGTCATAATCATGGGCGCATTTacaaagatcttttttttgtttaaacataTGGCAGTGTTGcacctgtccttttttttcttgaatgaaTCAAACATGAAGTCAACAGAGGCAGAAGTGAGAAAAGGGAATGAATACTAAAGAGGTGTCCAATTTTATCCTAAAATTCTGCCTGAACAAAGTACGCTTTCAACTAGAGTATGACGCACACAATGTAATGACgcatatgaaaagaaaaataaaggtcAAGTTGAGAGAATGCCTTGTGCTTAAGGTGTCATTTGCATTGCTAATGTTGCAGTTACACTACTGTGGATTTTTCATATTGGTCTACATTACACAGTGCACTGAAAACCAAAGCTTATGCAGGgtttaaaacagacatttgacatttgaatttTATCcacttattatttttcaaatttcaGTGACATACCGTGACTTGGGAGACGACAAACAGTGCAGCCCAGCAGTGGATCTCAATAACCAGCGCATATACCTTGTGCATAAACACTTCCTCTCCCTGTGGACTTTGGCCCCCTGGGGGTCCATCTTTGCAATTTGGGAGTCCATCTTTTTTAGGGACTCCGTCACCTAGCTTATCAGTCTTTGTGGGCTCATCCAGCCAGACGGGGTCCTCGTCGGGCCTCAAGAAGATGGAGTCCTCAGTGTGGGAACGGGTGGAGCTGCTCAGCCGGCGGGTCATGATCCCCCTGTTAAACGAGGCTCCATTGTGTTAAAAGCATTTCAAAGCTGGATTCCGACTCTgctttgtgacatttgtttatGCTTGCCATATATGCTATCTGAACATCTACCAACatactgaaataataaatgtatgtgATCTCAAGAAATGTCCAGTTTAGCTGTTACCTTAATGTGGTGTAGTGTTGTTTTAGATTGTTTCTGAGACCTTTGATGCAATGTTCACCTTATGTGAATATTTAACATGCAAACGTACTTCAAACTtcacaaaataacaattaaataaacatttttttatttcatgtggcctttaaaatgttttgcattgttGTCTTTGTAGCTTTACTAATACATCACGTGCTTAGAAGATGCTGATTTACAGTTCATTTACATGTACGTGTTAGCTGCTAGCTTGTCAggtcatgtgtgtttgtctgactgtgtgtttttaaatgagtgtgtgtgtgtatgacagaaAGGGTTGTGTTTATTCCGCAGGCCTATTCAGATGTATAGCTAAACGGCTTGGAGTGGTTCTCATCTCCGGATCCTCTTGTCTCCCTCAGATTGGACTctattgtgtgaatgtgtgtgtgtgtgtgtgtgtgtgtgtgtgtgtgtgtgatttttttttagagagagagagaggctctaTTGTGGAGAGATGAGTCAGGGGTAGCGTGTTTACAGCCCTGTCCGTTGCCTTGGCAACAGAGTGGCTCTCATCCCTCTCATCCGTCCTGAGCATTATCATctactgacaacacacacacacatgcacaaacacatacacagccTATCTGTATCAGTCAGCAGTGTATTCAAAGCCCTTTTACGCCCTACACTTTTGTCCTTCAACCATTAATAAAGGTGTTTTGTATATTTGGCGGATTACTGCCACATGGTCTATGCAGGGATGTGTGAATGCGGGGGCCTGTGAAGAGTGGTGGTGTACTGTTTTGCGCACATATCACTTTTGTCTGAATGTGTTGCTGATGGCTAAATCTTGTCACAAGTGAGCTAGTTTCCATCAATGACTACCAACCAACAATGCaaggaaaatgaagaaaagaaaatgatttccCAGTTGGCTTactggtgtatatatatatatatatatatatatatatatatatatgtaagaaCTGACAGTCCGTCATATGACTCACCTATGATAGATGGCAGGGAACTGGGGAATGGAGTCAGATCACATGATCAAGTTAAATCCTTTATCCTGAAGCAACCAGCCGTTGTCAGCCATTGTGAGGCAGAGTGAAATCTGAAGGacaaaacagccaaacattacTTATGTGTGaaaaagaggaataaaacaGGAGGTCCAAATCGTGTCACAATTTGTGACTCAAACTCAACTGGTCACACTGAGAGGTTTTGCTAATCTTGTTTCAATGAATGATGGATCAGAGTAGCACCCTTGTCAGCTCCCAGCTGTGCTTTTATGAGCGGGGGATGGTGATGTAAGGTGACACAGTAAACTGTCAATATTTCttcccttctcttttttcttttctcggCC encodes the following:
- the ptpn5 gene encoding tyrosine-protein phosphatase non-receptor type 5 → MTRRLSSSTRSHTEDSIFLRPDEDPVWLDEPTKTDKLGDGVPKKDGLPNCKDGPPGGQSPQGEEVFMHKVYALVIEIHCWAALFVVSQVTGYWVFFVVEGNGPLSSIYKALQVIDFYLGFILPCHPIFGMDSVVLMREVVNTKQHNWIVHGTAGIGVAICVIMVFHMVYKWCYGTGLWSSGTVSRDIGDRRQSVSRQPSFTLSEWTDAQEDLLDMDPVPQTPVFEMGTDTRTEGDAATLTVTPVGLQERRGSNVSLTLDMCTPGCTEPYGYGAQLSPRDQSAQEYLRQGTHVLTPAMLHTRAMDDQSLQAEFYETPMNFVDPKEYNYPGLVRKNRYKTILPNPHSRVILKSLDEDDFLITYINANYLKGYGDEECAYIATQGPTVNTVGDFWRMVWQERSPIIVMITNLEEKNEKCAEYWPEDTVTHEGIKITVVTVTQEDDYSLRVFTLKCGEEERSLRQYWYTSWPDQKTPDKAPPLLELVQEVERAREEAPPSTGPIIVHCSAGIGRTGCFIATSILCKQLRTEGVVDILRTTCQLRLDRGGMIQTCEQYQFVHHVLSLYEKQLSHTAEE